CAGGATGTCACCCATGGACTCTGGCCCTGCACTtgcctgctgcagtggggtTGGCATCTCCTGTGGCGAAGATGAAGGGCACACTACAGGGTAGTGGCAGCCATTTTCCGATATCACTGAGGCCACTGTCGActctccaggagctcctctTGCCTGTCTGCTGGCTTCTGGTGACTCTCTGGAGAGAGTGATGGCACACTCTAGATAGTCCAATTCACTCTGCTCAGAGAACCTGATAGCTCTTAtcagtgctctgcagagtgGGCATGATGGATTTCTCAGTGCCCATCGCAGGATGCAGCCCAGGCAGAACTGGTGGTGACAGGGCAGAACAGAAGCCATATCATTCTGagtgccctggcacacagggcaACTCCAGTTTGTTTCCGTGGCCatttctgtgccctgcagcactcTGGGGAGAACTGAGGACCAGGAACTGCTCCCTCTTGTTGGTGTCACGCAGAGCAGTGTGTGACTATGTGAGAGCCCTCCTGATTGTCCcaggaggggaagaagaaacaCCCAGCCCTGTCAAGAAGGACATCATCTCGGGTGCCGGAACCCAATCACCTGCCCCACTCTAGGGAGATGTtttcctgcacagccagcctTCACTGCTGCAAACACCTGTGGTGTCCGGGTGACTaagccaggcagggccagggaaGCAGTACTGATGGCTCCAAGATGGGCACCAAGAGCTGCCAAAGCAGCCCCCAATACACCATCCAGCACTGTGAGAAGCCTGGCTAGACCCTCCAGACCTTGCTGAGCAGGAGTCAGGCCTGGAGCCAGACTGACTCAGGTTCTGCCAGTGCACAAATACAATTAGCAAGAGGTGATGTCACAATCCATTCCTTGATGATGTTACAATCTGACACTTGGTATGTCACCTTCTCAGTGATGACATCATGGCATGCTCCCCCCATAGATGCATGGTGCCAAGAGAAAGGTAAAGGGCCAACTGTTGACCGATgaccaccttgtcaactagaccatggcaccaagtgccacatccagttgtttcttgaacacctccagggatggtgactccaccatctccctgggcacTCTGTTccaagaaattcttcctgatgttcAGCCTGAACTCACCCTGGAACAGTTTGATGctatgtcctcttgtcctgtcactgctaGCCTAGGACAAGAACTCGGCTCCACCTTGCTAACAGTCTCCTTTCAGCTAGTagtagagagtgataaggtctcctGACCCCTTATCATGTCTTGCCAACCCAGTGGCCTTCTACAATGCAATGACTGCATcagtggaaaagggaaaagtcaCAGAAGTAATCTACCTGGATTGTTGTTAGGTTATTGACAGTCTTCTGCAGTATTCTTGCAGCTAAATTGGAGACAGATAAGTTTAATGAATGAAGTAGTCAATGGATAAGTAATTATCTGGATGGCTGCATTGAAAGAATTACAGTCAATGTCTCAATGTTCAAGTGGAAATCAGCAGCATGATCTGTATGCCTCTGAACCAGAAGCAGGAAATTAAGGAGCATCCAGGAAGTCACTGGAAGATGCTAGAAAGAACCACACTCTTAAAGCATGAAGTATTGATTTAGAATTGCTCTTGTCCTCAGCTTTCCAAATCACAAAATTTCTTGAGATTTAGGATTTGCCCTCTGCTAGTGTGAGCAAGTTGTAATACTAgtctttgaaaatgtaaaatccAGTCCCTCACAAATTCTATGGAGGTAACTGTTCTGACCTGGTAAAGGGCCTCCACTTAGAACGTTAAACTTTTACAGCTGAAggctgaaaatctgtttttcataaGCTCCTAAATTATTGCTAATCTCTTTAATCACTCTCTAGTTGCTAATGCCAGTTGTTTCTTACCTACCTAGTAGAGAAAAATtcaaccacaaaaaaaatccataattaATTGATCTGCTCTTACATGGCTCCCAGAAGGACATAAACTAGGGCTTACTTAGTCTGGGACTAAAAATCCTACCATTTGTGTAAACAGGCAGATGTCTTTTTAAGCACAAAGTTGTTctacaaaacaaattttaatgATCTACGTCAAATCAGCCAAAGCAAAACTTCATATATACAGATCATagatatagaaaaaaatgtgttaaattaaaaagattttttgctggatttggagcttttaaaaaatgtttctgagagAAAGTAAAGCTACTTTACATCACTGAACAACTAAGCCTGAGGTTAAAACCAAATGCGAAAAAGCTAGATTATACTGAACTTTCATTCTAATCATCAGGAATTTAGAATGGTTTATACAGCAGTTGCTTAGCATCAAGCATCAAGACTCCATGTTCatctcaaaaggaaaatttgtaattgaatttgtttgaaaaatactgaaatacatGACTTTGAAATGGTATGAGTGACTATATCTGTCGTACCCATTTGGAAGTGGGATCTCTCCCTCATGAACACCCCATAATATGGAACACCTTGGGAGGCCAAgactaagatttttttccatccaaaattaaacattttttggaTTGTCCCAGATACTTCAATGttgaaataaaattcctttttttctccagaggaAGTGCAAAACAAATTGCTGTAGTTGACTCTCttctgagggaagagatgccaACTAGACCCATCCCACAGGGAagtctgctgcctccctggTGCTCTGGTAAGACACAGGAGTAACCCCTGAGAAAATCCCTGGCATCAGAAAATCCCTGATCTGGCGCAACCCTCTGACCATTCGCCTCTGTTATTTGTCCAAGTGATGAGATTAAAGGACAGTCAAAAGGACTTTGGggcatttggggttttggtCAAAAGAGAAGGTTTTATTCTCCTGCATTCCTGCTGTACCAGCAGCAAATACtgaaaggaacaggaaaagtAGCCTGGTTAATGCATAGCTTAGAGGCTGCTGCCATAGGTggtattttgggttttattacCATGGGGTAGGTTACACAGCACCAGATCTGCTGGTGACAGGCAGTGTCCATCTGTCTTGGAGAGGCAGAAAGATTATGGCACATAAGTTGGCAAAAGAATTATGGCCCACAGTTTAAAGTCCTCATTGAAAGGGCTTTAAACTTGATTTGATAGGGAAAAGGGATACAGCACCAGAAAGATTATGGCACATAAGTTGGCAAAAGGATTATGGCCCACAGTTTAAAGCCCTCATTGAAAGGGCTTTAAACTTGATTTGACAGCATAGGACAGCAGTCCTAGGGAAATGACTGTCCCACTATACTAAGCACTTAcgaggccacaccttgagtaCTGTATTCAGTTTTGGACCCCCCCacttcaaaaagagaaaatgaagtgcTGGAGTGTGTTCCTaagaagggcaacagagctgatGATGTCATGTCTTATGAAGAGGTTGTAGTGAGTTGGGGGTCATTCTCTTCTGCCATGTCTGAAGTGAAAGGACTAGAGGAAATGGCCTTAtgttgcaccaggggaggttcagcTTAGATATTAGAACATTACTTTTTACTGAAAGAGGGCTCAGGCATTGGAATAAGTTGCCCAGcaaggtggtggagtcacttcTGGAAGCATTCAAGAGTCATCTGGATGCGGCACTTGCGGATATGGACTTCTGGAAGCATTCAAGAGTCATCTGGATGTGACACTTGCGGATATGACATCCCACAGGGAagtctgctgcctccctggTGCTCTGGTAAGACACAGGAGTAACCCCTGAGAAAATCCCTGGCATCAGAAAATCCCTGATCTGGCGCAACCCTCTGACCATTCGCCTCTGTTATTTGTCCAAGTGATGAGATTAAAGGACAGTCAAAAGGACTTTGGggcatttggggttttggtCAAAAGAGAAGGTTTTATTCTCCTGCATTCCTGCTGTACCAGCAGCAAATACtgaaaggaacaggaaaagtAGCCTGGTTAATGCATAGCTTAGAGGCTGCTGCCATAGGTggtattttgggttttattacCATGGGGTAGGTTACACAGCACCAGATCTGCTGGTGACAGGCAGTGTCCATCTGTCTTGGAGAGGCAGAAAGATTATGGCACATAAGTTGGCAAAAGGATTATGGCCCACAGTTTAAAGCCCTCATTGAAAGGGCTTTAAACTTGATTTGACAGCATAGGACAGCAGTCCTAGGGAAATGACTGTCCCACTATACTAAGCACTTAcgaggccacaccttgagtaCTGTATTCAGTTTTGGACCCCCCCacttcaaaaagagaaaatgaagtgcTGGAGTGTGTTCCTaagaagggcaacagagctgatGATGTCATGTCTTATGAAGAGGTTGTAGTGAGTTGGGGGTCATTCTCTTCTGCCATGTCTGAAGTGAAAGGACTAGAGGAAATGGCCTTAtgttgcaccaggggaggttcagcTTAGATATTAGAACATTACTTTTTACTGAAAGAGGGCTCAGGCATTGGAATAAGTTGCCCAGcaaggtggtggagtcacttcTGGAAGCATTCAAGAGTCATCTGGATGCGGCACTTGCGGATATGGTGTAGTTGTGGTTATAGTGGTGTTCTGTTGACGATTAGACTAGATGATCATTAGACTAGATGATCTTGAAAGTCTCTTTTAATCTTGATGATTCTGTGTGATGCTGTGTGATTTATCaaaaaactacatttttaatCATAAAAAAACACTACTGAGAAATActtcacctgctccagcaagACTTTAAGCTTGTCAAGTGGAGCACTGTTATAGAGTTCAGGCTAAGCATGAGAGCCTTTGCACTCAAAGATACTTTTTCTTGCTAGGGCAGCAGAGAGCACAAGGTCAGTTGGtatcactgcagagctgggctttggagTGGGTCACTCTCTTCTCTACTTTCTGGCACATTGCTTTTTCCTGGGGTGATAGTGACGGCTACCCTCTGGGCTGTATGTCTGCTCCCGTTCTTGCCTGTGTGAGGCAATTGGCCAGGTGAGCTCACCTCCTCTGGGAACACATTCTTGCCATTCAGGGTCTGTGGGCTGAGCTGCATCTACAGGTGACTCAGGTGTCTCTACCAGAGTGACCCTGGGGGCTCACAGTAGCTCATTTGATCAGTAAAGCCAACATAGGTCAATGGCCATCAGGATGCAGCATGGCAGTCATGCCTGTTTAGTTATGGTGTTTGCTGCTTGCTTAAAAAAGGTTGCAAAGCTACAACTTCTCCAGTGTGTCTCATACACTAGCATTCTCTGTGTTCAGAGTTACCTGTGGTAGGTATTTTgaagaaacatcagaaaaaaaaccctatgaCTTGCTTGATATGGCTTTTCCGGTCCTCCTTCAACtgcctttaatatttttttcctgctctctaAAGCACTATATAAAGAGAATGTGCCAAAACAGTTTCCAAAGTTTCAAAGAATATTGTATATAAaccttttttctgcattttggattttttcatttttattggttttgggtttggttttgctttggtttcattttgtttggggtttttttttccatttatttgaaatatacCGGTAGTGCTCATATGAACAGCGCTTTTTGTGTTACCTACTTTTCCAATCCATAATCTGCTAtatctttccctttcttcctcttctctcaaaatattcatttttacattaatGCATAGGGGTTATCCTCTGCCTTAATTGAACTTTAACTGCATTAAGGAAACTTTACTGTCTAACCTTTCAGGAGCCACTCTTGGCAGTCACAATCCCACCACCAGAGACTTTCACTTCTGGGATCAAAGCCCCTTTGCTGGTAAGTAGATATTATACTAGGGATTATGGGAGTTTTCCTCCTCTTGCATGAGGAATGCTAGACAATCTTTCACCCAGGACTCCTCTATAAACATGACTCAGGTGTTTTTCCAGaacttcttccattttcctgtCTGCGTGAGAAAGCACTACTAATACTCTGATGGGACTTGGAGGGCTGGGGAGAGTCCAGGGGCAGGAGTTCTCCTCTCTGGGGCATTACTGGGGCACCCATGGGCAGCAACTTCTGACATGCTGTGTTGGTCTGAATACAGTAGAAGTGGACATCCCATTGTGAAGCTACAGGGTAGTGGAAGCAGATCACTGGCAGCGGACTGTGACATAACTGTGTTGGATTGCCTCCTTGTGTCCCTTACTGTGTATATTTAATGGGTGCTGCCAGGGCCTGGCCTAGTCTGGATTACACCTGGACTCCTGTTTAACAGGTCCACAAAGTCTGGAGGGTCAAGCCAGGCTTTTTCCATTGCTACATGCTGCCATTGGCAGCTCTCAGTACCCATCCAGGAGCCCTCAATAGtgtttccccagccctgccaggcccAGGCAGTTGGGCACTGCAGAGGTGAGTTGTGCAAGGAAATGTCCCCTTGGGGTGGCCACAGAATGAGCGCTCAGGCATGGGGAACTAGAACAGTCCTTCTTAAGGGGCCTGAGCatttcttcctccccctcctcaggACAACTCATGATCAGGGCATCGCCATTTTGCAGCGTGTGACACCTTTTAGGTGTGCCAGCGCCAGCAATGGGAAGTATCTTGTCATTCTTAATTCGATCCAGACTGCCAAAAAGCATAGACAGGACCACGGAAACAGAGTGGAACTGCCCCATCTGCCGCGATGCTCGAGATGACCTTGCTTACGTGATGCCCTGTCTCCATCAGTTCTGCCTGGCCTGCATTATACGTTGGGCAGAGATGCAAAGAGTGTGCCCACTCTGCAGAGAACTGATAGAAGCTGTCAGGTTTTCTGTGCAGACAGACAGCTATATAGACTGTGTCTTCAGCAGTTCTGAAGAGGCAGCAAATGCCAGCAGCTCGACAGGAATAACTCTTGGACAGCTGGTTAAAAACAGTCCGTTTGTGGAGTCCCCTTCGCGTGCTCCACGGGGGATACTATCCACATCAGAGCATGAAGGTACAGGAACAGAGCCCGTGGGTGGCCTCCTGCCTAGACTGTGGGCAGAACTTTTCCAAAGAGAAGAGCATCTCCTTGACCCTGTGGTGCCCTGGCTGCGCCAGGAGCTGGAAACAAAGTATGGGACTAGGTGGTGGATGGCAAGGATTGCAGAGAGCATCATCCTGCATGCCGTGTCCATCTGTGGTCCAGCTAGGAATGTCTTGATCCATGTACTACAGGACTTCCTTGAGGAACATACAGAACCGCTAATCAATGGCCTCATCAGCATAATTGTGAATGAGTGCACTCAAGAGGCCCAAAGGCTGATACATTTCCAACCTGACTCACAGAACAATCCTATGGCCATCTCCAGCAGATTTCAGATGGATACTACAGCTCCCCACTCAACCCCGGCCAACAGCGACAGTGAGGAGCACCAATCCAGTGCATTGGAAGCTGTTCTTGACACCCTTCACCCATCTGCTCCTacccctgcagagcaggaggagctgggagaggaggcagtggcagaggagcctggcagggaggaggacaACAGCACCGTGGCCATCTTCACCAGCCCTCAGGAGGATAATCCTGCCCCACAGGCAGacactgccagcatccctgtggGGTCCAGCATGGAGGACCAAGCCAACATATCAGAAGCTGTCCTCCACACCCTGCACCTATCTGCTCCcacacctgcagagcaggaggagcaggagctggcagcagtggcaggtcCCTCTGACCAAGgtgacagccacagcccctccacTCCCAGCCAGGGTAGGGACCCCTTGCCCAGGAGGCCTCAGCGTTCCACAAGGAGGAGGGCTTCCAGCCATCTGGACTCTCCCCAGCCCCGCAAGATGCGACCCAATCAGCAAAAGTAGCAGGGCTGCAGTAAGTCTTTAttaaagaaagatgaaataaattGCAATATCCCTGATAAAGTCTCTGgttgctgctttctttcccttctgttaCTATCTTTCCCTGATCCTGCACATGCTCATCAGCCAAGGGCCCTGGAGATCTGGAATGATATTGGGAGTCACTCCTCCCACAGGAATTCCTACTGCAGCCACAGAAATTAAAGTGTTTCcaaaaaagcctggaaaaggaaTATTGCATTCGCAAAAGAGAATGTGCAAAATCAAGGCTGCTTGTGCCTGTGTCCAGATGGAGTGACCATGCTGCTCCTTTAATTGCATTTCATCTGCAGCCAAGGGGACAGAAGGGGCCCTGCAGCTACCTGGTCAGAAAGGTTTCTGCAAAAACAGGCCAGGGAGCTTCAGAGCACAACTTCTCTGCATCCAAACACCACTCTGTAGGGATAACCAGAGCTCTGTGGCTGGTCACAGAATGCTCCCAGAGAAGATTTGTTCTGGCGAAAAAGAATGGTGGTTTTGAAGCTCCTTGAAGAGCTGCACTTTTCATGAAGGAATGCTCTTCATTGAAGACTTTTCTCAGTTGAGCCCCTGACTGATCCTCAGGAACTGTCCAATGACCTTCTTGATAAAAAGTTTTTTCATGTAGGAAAGAGAGAaacttttaaaagagaaaaaggaatttttttgctAGGTAATTTTCAGCCACAGAAGAACAAAGTCACAATCAGAATCACTAGGCTGtaagagacctttaagatcattgagttcaacccatgccctaacacctcaactaaatCATGGCACTgaatgccacatccagtcttcttttaaacacatccaaggatggtgactccatcacctccctgggcagatgAATCCAGTATTTTATCCCCCTTTCTGTAAAAATCTTTTTCAGGAAGGGTATAGAAGCATTAACAGAAGCATATACCACTAAGACAGACATGTCTAGTATGTAAATTTAGTATTGtctccaaaacaaaaatgatgTCTCTAACCTATTTTATGCACAGAGTGAGGAACTAGGATACTCAGATATTTGAATCTCAGGTATTGGAATACTGGCAGCTCTACAGAATGGGTTAGATTTCACAGAAACCCCAGGAACTTAAGTGAAAGTCATctaagaaagcaggaaaaggaaaacattcaatTTTTCTATTGATGCAGATAGCttagaaagaaacacaaatgagGCAGTAAGCTTGATGTCAAGTAGCTTACTTGTTTGTAAAGAGGAGTTTCCCATTTATGGTAGAGTGACAGCAATAAGTAGAGTAACTTCTCAAGTCAATTAGGCTAGATCATGAAAGAGCTACTCCTAAACCCAGCTGTTTTGGCAGGCAGTCCACTCCATGGAGAagctccagagcaggaaggTTCACTTTTATGGATAGTCAGTGTACACAGGTAAGCAATTGCAGAAGGGTGAactgcagtgcagaaaaaaaaccagcacctGTCTGCTGGCTACTTCGCAGCTCTGGACATATGCTTTGTTCAGAAGTACCAATGTGACCTCAAAGGACATATTTTGTAAGACATCAGTTGGCATCTATGGCATTCAAAATATGGTGTTCCAACCAAGTGCTTAAATATCCTCAAAAAATGGATCTTCAGTGAAAGCAGAACTTAAATGATAttcaatgacttttttttgtattttattttcagattctATTTAAAAGTATAGGTAGAAGctccagaaaaatattctgttatcCCTACTGAATGGAAGTGTGTTTTGCATGCTCAGAGGCAACAAAACACCTTGATGCTAACAGGAACGAGGAGCATGCTAGAGGAATGCAAGCTGTCATCACCTCCTTCCTGCCACAGCTGGCTAAAAGGTTTCACAGAATCTTAGAAGCAGTGCTTTGAGtatacagaaaaagaacaactgTAGGGCCCACTATGACTTTTATAGATGTCAACATTATCTGCATATGAATAAAGTGGACAAATTCCTGCTGAGATGCAGTGTTTAGAAGAAAACAACTcaaaaattattacagaaaattCTCTCACAGTACAAGATTTCTTCTGTTAAtactttttcttccaaacttCTATTCTTCCAAACTCCAAATTTTTGGATAGCATGAACATAACTTCTTCACTGAATTTGTAAATGTATGTCTCTGTATGTTTAAGGAGAAATAAACACCACTGCCATGGACTCTCACTATTAAAAATACCGAAGTTGATTTTTACTAGCCATACATCAGTATCTTAGTGATGATGACGCAAACAGACCAGCTGACAAGTAAGTCTAGTCAGAGTACATAGAATTACTGACAGTGATTTGCTGTACTATAAATATTGCTTCCCTCCGTTAAACACTTTAAATTAAACCAGGTTAAACCAAgttaagaaaaacattaaagagTTAAGTTACATCATGAACCATGTAGAGATAGATAGAGAAGAGCAAATCAGTATAAATCTTAAATAACTTCACTTTAGTGGAAAAGTAGGAATGGAAAATATGCTACTTTCACTGACTAAAAATTCCAATGGTTCACTTGGAGCAACTGTATGAGCAGCATTATACTTCTCCCCATCAAGACAATCTTactctgttttttcttacaTGTATGTATTTTCAGGCATAAGTTTGAACTTTTCCCACCTGCTGAACAAAAGACTGGAAAGCAGCACCACGGAAAGGGACCTTGGGGTCCTGGTCAGTGCTgagttgaacatgagccagcagtgccatggcagTCGGAAGGGTCACCCGAGTTCTGGAGCATCAGGGGCAGCATCACCAGCCGGGAAAAGGAGGAGATTGTCATGCTCTGCTCTACACTGGGGCAATTGCCTCAGCTCGAGGCAATTTTGGGCACCACAAAAATATGTGAAAGTGATAAAGGGTGTCCAAAGAGGGCCATGAGCCTGGTGAAGGGTCTTAAGGGGAAGCcttatgaggagtggctgaagtcacttggtctgttcagcctggagaaaaggagtctAAGGGAAGACCTTATCACAATCTACAATTTCCttgagaggggaagaggaagtGCAGGCACTGATCCCTTCTCTGGAGAGACAAGTGGCAGGGCTCAAGGGAGTGGGCTGAAGTTGTGttaggggaggtttaggttatATATTAGAAAAAGATTCCTCACACAAAGGGtgtgggcactggagcaggctccccGGGcaagtggtcacagcaccaagctcaacagagttcaaggagcatTGGGACAATATGTTTGAGCACATGGTGCGACTCTTATGGACGTCCTGTGGAAggtcaggagttggactcaatgatcctggtgggtcccttctaactcaggATATCATGTGATAACGTGAATTTTTTTATTGGTAAGGAGTGCTCTAAATTCTGAATactttggtttaaaataaataaacaaacaaacaaagaaagacATGCAACAAGGGTGCAACTCCAAAAGTGACTTCTGCACCTTTCTCTGTAAAGGAGCTATGGCTATTATCTGAGCCAACGACTCTTTTTAACATGCCTTATTTTCCTAAAGCACCAAAAgctatattttttatatttcttgaaGCCATATCCAGACAAGCCAAGCAGGTGTAAAATTgctttggctgtgctggagagcagaacaTATGGCTGAAATAAATTCCAGAGCCTCCTTCCTTGGAGTGCATCAAGAGGAGGAGGACAGACCAAGGTCACGGCAagattttccagggaaaacaaGGAGGAAGAGTCCTGGGGGAGAGTGGgttgggggggagggggaggaagagaataaaaattccTCTGCCCTTGTCTCAGACAACATGCCATGGGCAAGCACCCAGGCACGCTCATGCACATACAAGACACACGTCGTGCTGTCTGCCAAATCTCGTCCGCTGGCCAGGCTGGGCGCCAACGACGCGAAATGCAATCCAATGGCGTCCCGCACCCTCCTCCAGCAaagagttattttaaaactttacgCATAGTGCTCGGTATCAACAGTGACCAGGAATAAAAGGGCAAAGGAGAAGGGCAagggagggagcacagcaaCAGGAGAAGTTGTAAACTCCGCCAAATCTGTTGCAAAGCGGCCGCAGCAGCATCAGCGGGGAGACCCGGGACGGGAAGGATGGCTCAGGGTCCGGGAGAGTCGGGGAGGGCGCCCGAGCTCCGGCGGAGCACCTTGCGCCGGGCTCGGCGCCGGCCGCggggatgccccccccccccccccccccccccccccccccccccccccccccccccccccccccccccccccccccccccccccccccccccccccccccccccccccccccccccccccccccccccccccccccccccccccccccccccccccccccccccccccccccccccccccccccccccccccccccccccccccccccccccccccccccccccccccccccccccccccccccccccccccccccccccccccccccccccccccccccccccccccccccccccccccccccccccccccccccccccccccccccccccccccccccccccccccccccccccccccccccccccccccccccccccccccccccccccccccccccccccccccccccccccccccccccccccccccccccccccccccccccccccccccccccccccccccccccccccccccccccccccccccccccccccccccccccccccccccccccccccccccccccccccccccccccccccccccccccccccccccccccccccccccccccccccccccccccccccccccccccccccccccccccccccccccccccccccccccccccccccccccccccccccccccccccccccccccccccccccccccccccccccccccccccccccccccccccccccccccccccccccccccccccccccccccccccccccccccccccccccccccccccccccccccccccccccccccccccccccccccccccccccccccccccccccccccccccccccccccccccccccccccccccccccccccccccccccccccccccccccccccccccccccccccccccccccccccccccccccccccccccccccccccccccccccccccccccccccccccccgctggcgGTCCCGAGGGATGCGGGATCCCCTCCTCCGCCATCGCCGGGAACTGCGGGGAGCGGGTAACGGCTGCTTGCTCACGGTTCTGTACCACGTCTGCGGGACCCCAGCGGGGTAACAAACGTCGGGACAAGCAAATACGGGATTAATTTCCTGACGTGCATTTTGAAAACGAAAAAGTACTGGGTTATTTTGCGCTGTCAGACGCAGTATTTTCAAAAGTCGTTGTGTATGTAGATGTTGCAAGTTTGTGCTTTGTGCCTTTACTCTTAGGCATAATGTAGAGATAAATCAACAGTGTTCCTGGGGGAAATGGATGGTCTTAGGACAGTTTTGAAAGGAGGACTGAGAGAAGTTATTCCATCTCCTGTTGGGTTCTGCTTTAAACCACAGCTTCATAAATATGGAATATATATGAGAGTTTTTATTGCAGAAACTAGGCAGTAGCAAGCAGAAGTTATTAAGTGTAGGAGAGTCGGATTGATTGGTCCCAGTCTGTGGGCCCTCCAGCAATCAGCAAGTCGTGGGACGGAacactcagctcctgctgcctt
This genomic interval from Ficedula albicollis isolate OC2 chromosome Z, FicAlb1.5, whole genome shotgun sequence contains the following:
- the LOC101808884 gene encoding uncharacterized protein LOC101808884, whose product is MGSILSFLIRSRLPKSIDRTTETEWNCPICRDARDDLAYVMPCLHQFCLACIIRWAEMQRVCPLCRELIEAVRFSVQTDSYIDCVFSSSEEAANASSSTGITLGQLVKNSPFVESPSRAPRGILSTSEHEGTGTEPVGGLLPRLWAELFQREEHLLDPVVPWLRQELETKYGTRWWMARIAESIILHAVSICGPARNVLIHVLQDFLEEHTEPLINGLISIIVNECTQEAQRLIHFQPDSQNNPMAISSRFQMDTTAPHSTPANSDSEEHQSSALEAVLDTLHPSAPTPAEQEELGEEAVAEEPGREEDNSTVAIFTSPQEDNPAPQADTASIPVGSSMEDQANISEAVLHTLHLSAPTPAEQEEQELAAVAGPSDQGDSHSPSTPSQGRDPLPRRPQRSTRRRASSHLDSPQPRKMRPNQQK